The DNA segment TTGATTCTGATTTCGAAGGATTCAGGCCTCTTTGTCCATGTTTGACCAGACAAGCTAGTGCTTAACCCTCAAAGACAAACCCACATATGACTTAAGCATGCATGACTAGATTGGTCTTATATGGACCGGACCTGATGACCTTTTTCCAGAATCAAAAATGGTCGGTCTGACAAAACAAGGCTAAACCAAAAAAGGTTAGAGAATTTGCAAGAAGACTCACCCTTCCAACTCTTTGTGGCTTATGCTTTGCACTCGAACCCCATACTAAAGCGCTGCAATGGAAAGAATCATTAGTACACTCATAAGTAACAAAATATCAAACAGAGAAACAAAACAAGACTAGGTTTTATTTACTTACTACTTGAATTGCTTAAGCATGTCTTTGTGAATCCGGATGCAGAAGTCCTCAACTGTTCTCTTCTTGGAAGATAAGATGACAGGGTCATCATAATCCGGATTCATTGCCTTTGGTTTGGTGTAGATTCGAGTTAGATCCAAGTACTCCCATATCTTATCGAGCAGACCATCAAGATTCCACTCCAGATGCGCACTGCGAGATTATAACATTTCAATGAGACCAGCAAGACAGTTAACTGTGAATCATTCCCgtgaaattaataatattgtacCTGATAGGACAGTAATGAGGAAGTTTGTCCAAAATCTCAAGTTCCTCGAGAGTGATTTGATCGATCTTGTTGACGGCATAGATACAGGGCATGTAGATCCGACTGCCCTCGATAACATCGATGAGGTCATCAGCGGTTGCATCGTAGCGCAGAGTGATGTCAGCGTTGTGCATCCTGTATTCACTGCAAATCGCCTTGACAGTGTCGAGGTCAAGGTGGGTCGCAGTGACTGTAGACGTTAGATTGATACCACCTTTGTCTTTTTTCCTGAATGTCAGATTAGGTGGCTCCTTGTTCAACCTATATCGCATTAGTCCGTCAGTATTTCTACCAGAACTGATAAAAAAATGGGTTATTATTATATACCTGATTCCGAATCCTTCAAGCTCCTTTTCAATGAGACGCTTGTGAGTTATTGGCTTTATGGCATCAAGAACAATTATGATGCAGTTGCAAGTCCTAGCAGTACTTATAACCTGGAAACAGATAATAAGCGTCAAACACGACCAACGAAGTTCAAATTATCAGAGATGCATTCTGAAATTCTACTTACCTGTCGTCCTCTACCTTTTCCGTCTTTAGCACCCTCAATAATACCAGGAAGATCCAATAACTGCAAGCCATTAAAGAGGACATAAGAAAAACAAGTATCATCAACATCCAGTGAACAATTACAAATTATtacaaaagagaagaaaattAAAGCCAAGTATTTCATTGTCCTGCAAAAACTTATGAGACATAGGAGATAGCTTAAGAGCAACAAGAAGCAAGCAAACCATACATCTCTCTCCACAAACAATAGATTGACCAAGGAGGCATATAAGTAGATATCGTACCTGAATTTTAGCTCCACGGTATGTAATAACACCGGGAATGCATGTCAAAGTTGTGAACTCATAAGAAGCAacctgaagaaaaaaaatagcgAGTACCTTCAGAAACTAAAGCATCAGCCAAAACACAGTTCTAATTCCAAGATAATAATAACTTATATGGCACAATAAATGGGTCAAATCAACTAGATAGCAAATAACTTGGAAGTTTCAAACTTCCAGTTACATACAAGAGCGCTCTAACATTGACAAGAAAACCAATAAACTAGGAAATGCATCTTAAGAAGAAGTAGAAACCTCGGAAAAGGTTCCAGTAAGCTTGTTCAAGAGCGTGGATTTTCCAACGGAAGGAAACCCAACAAGTCCAACTCTAGAATCTCCACTTTTGGTGACATCAAAACCTTCGCCAGCAGCAGCACCACCACCTTTAGTAGGCGGTGCAAGAAGGTCTCTTCTTAGCTTGGCAAGTTTGGCCTGCGAAATGGACCAATATAATATCAGAGACAAGCAAATGGAGGGGGCGAAGAAGTACTGCATGCATGCCTGGTAAAACATATACATTGAAGCCTTTTAGCTATCATCTATATACTCTTAAAGTCCTTGAAATGATTTGCACTGTGCTATTTGGTATTAACAACAAAACTTATTCATCCAAGGAAGAACCTTTACAAGAGACTATGCCCATATATTAAAAATCCATTCTTGTGCTAAAAGTCCATATACACAATTGAATCTTAACAGATATAAATGAAGCTGCCCAATTTGCATTTGATGAGTATAAACATCTCAACCATTCAAAAACTCATTCTAAGCTACAAAAAAGAACTGGAGAAATGAAATAGCTTTCGAGGAGAAGAGATTACCTTCAACAAACCCAGATGATGAGCGGTGGCTTTGTTCTTCTGAGTCCTAGCCATCTATCACATACATAAACCACTCAGCAAATTACCACAGAACAACAATCAGTCAATTTTCTTAATTGAAATCAAAAAAAGGTTTCGAATTTACAGCTCTATGCATCCAAAATTGAAGAATCAGAGGATCGGTAAAGAtttgagaaagagaaaaaaaaaagttacctcaTCTTCGATTTCTTTGATCTTCTGCATAATAGTCGACATGGTTGCAGTTACAGcagagcagagagagagagctcaCGGAGGCAGCGTCGAGGTAAGAGCTTAAACACGATTCACGAATCAGAGGAAATCCGAGGGTTTTCGTTTCTCCAGCTTCTTCCTGATTACTACGACACTGAGAAAACTATCTCCGAAGTGTCTAGAACTGGGCCTGATCCAACATCATCCTCTCGGCCCAAATAAATTTAATGAATAAACATCCTGCCGTTTTCTATTAGGAGCAAAGACTGGATGGTGAATATGACAGCTAAAAACGGCATACGGTTATGTCCCCTTCGTGTGTCATATTATGAGCCACAAGCCCATTTAtctaaattatttgtttattctTAGGATGAGTTAGGTAAGGTTGGCTGGTCGCAAAACCATAACCGTAGATTTTATGGGCCCTACCCAATTATTTAGTGGGCCATCTTTCGCAATATGTACTTGTGGTTCggattagaatttttaaatccCATTTCTCACTTCTCACCTACCAGAAATACATTTTCCACATTTACATTTCTATTCACATTccattaatacatcttaaaatttatagttaCTTCGGTTTAAATCATAATgcttaatatatattatcatatcTTATATTAACTGTGTATCAAGAATaatttgtattatatattttagattttaactttgaagattagttttttttaaagacaaTTTAAGAAATTTTATCTAGTAAAAGacaatattttatgaaaatacatTTCTTTCCCATTAACGTTTTGTTTGGACTTTCTCATCAATCAAATAGTTGTTTAATTTGACTTGGCAAGTTGGCATAGAGTATAGAAATTAACATAGTAACTTTCACCAACCCCCTTACATATATTTTCCGTTAAAACGAAGACCGAATATAAAGACTTTTATCTTTTTTCTGGTTCAAATATAAAGACTATCttatgtcaaaaagaaaaaaaaaaatatatatatatatatatataaagacttTCTAGGAATTTTTAATATACACCAATAAGTgttagagaagagagagagagggagagagagtctGCATCTTGTATTCTTGTGTCTTGCTCTGCCGTCAGGGGAAAGGTGAGAACCCtttatacattattatacaTTCTCCAATCTCCGCTTTTCATTTGATTTGTTCCCCATTCAATGGTGTTTTCATGTAATTAGCTTCATTCTAGATGAACATTCATTTTGTGTTTTAAAtccattttattttcttagccTAATTTGTAACATTTTCCAGAATATGGAAGCAGCCACTGCTGTTCAGAGGTTTCACTACTCACCATCATCATGGATTGATTGGAGAAATTTTGAAGGGAAGCCTCGTGGTTCTCTACGTTACTCTCACCGAACCAAAGAGAATAAACGGCTTACAGTTATTGCTTTATCTCACTTGCAACCTGACAAAAGAAGTGATCTTCGACAACGATCAGTTTCGGACAAGAACTCCTCAGGTTCTGACAAATAAAAGCATCAATCTTTCCAtttgattcaatttttttttttaaatgtcgcTTTTTTATCTATTCGATGACTACAAATGCGTTTTCATCTTCACATTTTTGTAGCATTGCTGGAAACTGGAGATCTTCTTCATTctccatttgatgaagaactGGTTTTGAAGGCAAGTTGATACTCTTCTATTTATTTGGGCATCAATCTTGAATGAAATGGTTTTAGATACTGTTTTACATTGTATTTGCAGAGAAAAGCTGAAGAGGTTAAACCGTATTTGAATGGACGATCTATGTATCTTGTTGGTCAGTTTCTTTGTCTCTTCCTTTGTTTAGCTCCTCGTGTATTATCTGGTTATTGAACAGTTTCGTCGTGAATGTGTATCAGGAATGATGGGTTCCGGAAAGACGACAGTGGGAAAGATCATGGCAAGAGCACTTGGTTATACATTCTTTGATTGGTATATATTATCTGCTCATTTTTTTGGAACTGTGTGTGTCTATTGAGCTTTAGCTGAGCTAAAACATTGTTCTGAAACATGTGGCAGTGACACAATGATCGAGGAGGCCATGAATGGAACTTCTGTAGCTGAGATATTCGAGCATTTCGGTGAGAGTGTCTTCAGAGAGAAAGAGGTTTTACTATTACACTTCTTCTACACTTTCTCTGCTTTGTTCTTAGTGTATTCTAGCTGCTAATTTCATTCAcatggttttaatttttatagacAGAGACACTAAAGAAGCTCTCTCTGATGTACCACCAAGTTGTTGTGTCAACAGGTGGTGGTGCGGTTATAAGACCCATTAACTGGTACGGTCTTCTCAATCAGTGATATGTAATACGAAAACTCAGATCATTTGGTAATAATGTGTTTGCGTTTGTTGTATTCAGGAAGTATATGCATAAAGGTATTAGCATTTGGCTTGATGTTCCTTTAGAAGCCTTAGCGCAAAGAATTGCTGCTGTAGGAACAAACTCAAGACCATTGTTGCATGATGGTGAGTCAGGAGGAGACCCATACACAGTGGTAATGCTCTCTATGATTTGTTACTTTTGTAAAAGAGTTTTATCTTTctctgtgtgtgtgttttgatcATTTTGTGAATTCACATAGGCTTTAAACCGTCTTTCAACAATTTGGGAAGGACGTGGTGAAGCGTACACTAACGCAAGCGCGAGAGTCTCCTTGGAGAGTATGGTCCTTATTCACTTTAGCTTTCCACAATCTCTCAGGCCATTTTGTGACTAGTTTACTCCAAATTGTTCAGGTATTACATCAAAGCACGGGTATAGAAACGTCTCAGATCTTACACCAACTGAAATCGCCATTGAGGTATGTCTCAGAGCCTCTTCTATGCTTCCTATTCATGCGTGTTCTTTCAATTTTGTTAGCTTTGATAAGCTCTAACTGCTCAACCATCCACCATCAGGCCTTTGAGCAAGTTCAGTGCTTTCTCAACAAAGAAGACAAGTATTGATAGACCCGGTGGCCTCTAGTTGAAGACGCTTGAGCTTGTTTGTGCCTAGTTTTGACTGTTACTacggtatatatataattgaataatACTGTTTGTTTGATTACTTTTGTCATATTATCTATCCACTGGACCCAAAAAAGGGAAATAagtcatttgattttttttttataataagagAGAATTTTCTCCAAGTTCATCAGCGGTGATCAAAGGGTAGCAGCAAGAACACGGATAATTATACATGACTCGGGGACTTCAAGCACAGTGTCACTCCACTCGACCTTGCCCCAAATATCTTCATCGTTGCGCCTTTCAAGCGCAATCACAGCGCACCAAATCATCTTGTCACCACCAGTGGAAGCCACATCCCTATCCCACAAAACAGCCATCTTACCACCAAAATCCGCCAATGTAACAGTACAAGGCGGGATCTTATCAAGTCCTTTCACACCCTTCAAAGCTCTCCAGTGTCATACCATTTGATCTCTCCCCGCTCTTTATAATAGTAAAGCACGTTCTCAACCCGAACTCATCTCCTTCCCCACACTTTCCCAGCGACCTTCCCTCGTATCGTAAGCCAAACGACAACCGGATCCCAAAATGTGTACCTTTCCGTCGATCCCTGCCAttctttttatatgtatatCTCGTCTGGCGCGCATCTCCGCAGCAGGGGTAGACACAAGCTCCCAAGTCTCCGGCTACGTATATCTTTCCATCAATCACATTGGCGTGGGCCTTCGCGCCACGTGTTTGACCGACAGTCCAGGATTGAGACGCTAGAGGAGGGCTCGTCGGCTTCGTCTATGGGTCCGCCAATGTTGTAGATATCCGAACCAACGGCCACGAGACCAGACCAGTGCGCAGAGCGAGAAGGAGGAGTTGGGAGTTTAGCTAAAACATACCCACTTGCCTTCTTCGTcctcttattcttcttcttaggTTTCTGGCAGAGGGTGAACCAGCGAGGGATAGTCTCATCAGGGAAGCGTATGCATACATAGAGACAACTCTCTGTGCGGCCTAAAGATGACCGAGTCTCGTAAAGATGCGGCGAAGCAAGGAGAGATCGAAAGCTCTTGGAGACGAGCGAGAGAGTCGGGTATTGCAATCGAGAGACGCGGGCTAAGCAACTCACTACCAAATCATCAGGAAGTGACGTAATTGGAGTCGATTCCGGCGTCGGTTCGAGCACCAGTGACtgcttcgtcttcttcctcttcctttctGGAGGCGACATTGCCTGAACTATCGAGACGAAAATCGCAGTGGATCAGCTTCGGATTCTACTTGGAGATTCGAATTCAAAGGAATGTAGGGTTTCCACTCCCTTAACACTTCACTCACTGCCAAAGATTTATAACGTGCGTGTGAAAAAAAGGCTTAATACACTCGGTGGTGGGCCTCATTTAGAAAAATTATTCCAACGTATTGGGCCTACCTTTCTGGGCATCAAAGCCTTATTTTATAGCT comes from the Brassica rapa cultivar Chiifu-401-42 chromosome A01, CAAS_Brap_v3.01, whole genome shotgun sequence genome and includes:
- the LOC103849025 gene encoding developmentally-regulated G-protein 3, whose protein sequence is MSTIMQKIKEIEDEMARTQKNKATAHHLGLLKAKLAKLRRDLLAPPTKGGGAAAGEGFDVTKSGDSRVGLVGFPSVGKSTLLNKLTGTFSEVASYEFTTLTCIPGVITYRGAKIQLLDLPGIIEGAKDGKGRGRQVISTARTCNCIIIVLDAIKPITHKRLIEKELEGFGIRLNKEPPNLTFRKKDKGGINLTSTVTATHLDLDTVKAICSEYRMHNADITLRYDATADDLIDVIEGSRIYMPCIYAVNKIDQITLEELEILDKLPHYCPISAHLEWNLDGLLDKIWEYLDLTRIYTKPKAMNPDYDDPVILSSKKRTVEDFCIRIHKDMLKQFKYALVWGSSAKHKPQRVGREHELEDEDVVQIVKKI
- the LOC103850170 gene encoding shikimate kinase 2, chloroplastic → MEAATAVQRFHYSPSSWIDWRNFEGKPRGSLRYSHRTKENKRLTVIALSHLQPDKRSDLRQRSVSDKNSSALLETGDLLHSPFDEELVLKRKAEEVKPYLNGRSMYLVGMMGSGKTTVGKIMARALGYTFFDCDTMIEEAMNGTSVAEIFEHFGESVFREKETETLKKLSLMYHQVVVSTGGGAVIRPINWKYMHKGISIWLDVPLEALAQRIAAVGTNSRPLLHDGESGGDPYTVALNRLSTIWEGRGEAYTNASARVSLESITSKHGYRNVSDLTPTEIAIEAFEQVQCFLNKEDKY
- the LOC103854517 gene encoding LOW QUALITY PROTEIN: F-box/kelch-repeat protein At4g39550 (The sequence of the model RefSeq protein was modified relative to this genomic sequence to represent the inferred CDS: inserted 3 bases in 2 codons); this encodes MSPPERKRKKTKQSLVLEPTPESTPITSLPDDLVVSCLARVSRLQYPTLSLVSKSFRSLLASPHLYETRSSLGRTESCLYVCIRFPDETIPRWFTLCQKPKKKNKRTKKASGYVLAKLPTPPSRSAHWSGLVAVGSDIYNIGGPIDEADEPSSSVSILDCRSNTWREXAHANVIDGKIYVAGDLGACNVLYYYKERGEIKWYDXWRALKGVKGLDKIPPCTVTLADFGGKMAVLWDRDVASTGGDKMIWCAVIALERRNDEDIWGKVEWSDTVLEVPESCIIIRVLAATL